From a single Sporosarcina oncorhynchi genomic region:
- a CDS encoding polysaccharide deacetylase family protein, protein MKRKFMCGLVFVGLFVWMVSGSGKWGLAGAAFFNEQLGKVFAQSNQTEPPVVKREFDRVLTLQERQPIYMKEVKFIKVGELEAGQPVVIVDEDEDYYELRLGKMNVYVRKGLGTVEQNKIWVLTEQERFGAVKTARKTMVHEENDLNSPTFMQLEEGYRYSVVREEGNWYIITLGERPGYIHKSSVTLDEGVPVLLYHHMIPHEKMKTTASTVSIEAFEEQIGYLAEQQFTTLSPQQLYDYLEGRLVLPAKAVLITFDDGLLSSKEYAYPILKQYGFTATQHIITSRLLIAKDEQQFDADGPIQYLTAADLVKLKDVFQFEAHTDELHELTDTHIGIGMKLSTEAIFADLQTNITHLPGAVTLAYPYGQYNEAYTSAAKEAGLLLGFTIIEGYANQKDSNYEVRRFGMTDNRSFEQFAAYVDGTMMRR, encoded by the coding sequence ATGAAGAGAAAATTTATGTGCGGGCTAGTATTTGTAGGCTTGTTCGTCTGGATGGTAAGTGGGAGCGGCAAATGGGGGCTTGCAGGTGCTGCTTTTTTCAATGAACAGTTGGGGAAAGTCTTTGCGCAAAGTAACCAAACCGAACCGCCTGTCGTCAAACGTGAATTTGATCGGGTACTGACGCTGCAGGAACGCCAACCGATTTATATGAAAGAGGTAAAGTTCATAAAAGTCGGAGAGTTGGAAGCCGGTCAGCCAGTTGTGATTGTGGATGAAGATGAAGATTACTATGAGCTTCGATTAGGGAAGATGAACGTATATGTACGCAAAGGGCTAGGGACAGTTGAACAGAATAAAATCTGGGTTCTCACTGAACAAGAACGATTCGGCGCAGTTAAAACTGCCCGAAAAACAATGGTTCATGAGGAGAACGACTTAAACAGTCCCACTTTCATGCAATTGGAAGAAGGCTATCGCTATTCGGTCGTTCGTGAAGAGGGAAACTGGTATATTATTACACTAGGCGAGCGACCTGGGTATATACATAAATCCTCTGTCACACTGGATGAAGGAGTACCTGTTCTTTTATATCATCATATGATTCCGCATGAAAAGATGAAAACTACAGCGAGTACAGTTTCAATAGAAGCGTTTGAAGAACAGATTGGCTATTTGGCGGAACAGCAATTTACAACACTGTCGCCACAGCAACTCTATGATTACTTAGAAGGTAGGCTCGTATTGCCAGCTAAAGCGGTGCTCATTACATTCGACGATGGATTATTGTCATCGAAAGAATATGCGTATCCAATATTGAAGCAATATGGGTTCACAGCGACTCAGCATATTATAACGTCACGTTTACTGATCGCGAAAGATGAACAGCAATTCGATGCGGACGGTCCAATCCAATATTTAACCGCTGCCGACCTCGTTAAACTGAAAGATGTCTTTCAATTTGAGGCACATACGGATGAACTGCACGAACTGACAGATACGCATATCGGTATCGGCATGAAGCTATCTACAGAAGCGATATTCGCAGATTTGCAAACGAATATCACGCATTTGCCAGGGGCTGTCACTTTGGCCTATCCATATGGACAGTATAATGAGGCGTATACGTCAGCGGCGAAAGAAGCGGGTCTGCTGCTCGGCTTTACAATTATCGAAGGCTATGCAAATCAGAAAGATTCAAATTATGAAGTACGTCGTTTTGGAATGACGGATAATCGGTCATTTGAGCAATTTGCCGCGTACGTGGATGGGACCATGATGCGACGATAG
- a CDS encoding cell wall hydrolase, whose translation MPRVKYRDSDVDVMARMMRAEAEGEGKQGMLYVGNVIVNRAVANCLDFRDVRTINDVIFQVQGNNYSFEAVQKGNLFYQRAREVEKKLARQNLENWRVHPAKYALWYFNPFGPCPPTWYNQPFTGQFKQHCFYEPLPNTCDSVYNG comes from the coding sequence ATGCCTAGAGTGAAGTATCGGGATTCAGATGTTGACGTAATGGCAAGGATGATGCGGGCGGAAGCCGAGGGTGAAGGTAAGCAAGGGATGTTGTATGTGGGGAATGTCATTGTGAATCGTGCAGTCGCAAATTGTTTGGACTTTAGAGATGTTAGAACGATTAATGATGTCATCTTTCAGGTACAAGGCAATAACTATTCGTTTGAGGCTGTCCAAAAAGGGAATTTATTCTATCAGCGGGCGCGTGAAGTGGAAAAGAAATTAGCTAGGCAGAACTTAGAAAACTGGCGAGTTCATCCGGCCAAATATGCACTGTGGTATTTTAATCCGTTCGGGCCTTGTCCGCCGACATGGTATAACCAACCGTTCACGGGTCAATTTAAACAACACTGCTTTTATGAGCCGCTTCCTAATACATGCGACAGTGTGTATAACGGATAA
- a CDS encoding MBL fold metallo-hydrolase gives MTRKQRYTNIDHADTSTSLADLLKWQLERRAKKKDLADTIKQAPFKEVDTLVNNRSEMSITWIGHSTFLIQMNGLNLITDPVWAKRMGFGKRLTEPGIALVDMPAIDVVCISHSHYDHLDFPTLKRLKGNPTYFVPVGLGRAFNKRGYNKVVEGSWYDSFEHRGLKISFVPAQHWTKRTLTDTNTSHWGGWIIENEERSIYFAGDTAYFKGFEDIEKRFDIDIVLMPIGAYEPEWFMKATHITPEDAVKAFLELNAKMFIPMHYGAYHLADDTGPEAITRLDAEWQRLGLDPAELKKLLIGETLWP, from the coding sequence ATGACACGTAAACAACGCTATACAAACATAGATCATGCAGATACATCCACATCGCTAGCCGATCTTTTGAAATGGCAACTCGAGAGAAGAGCGAAGAAGAAGGATCTCGCCGATACAATAAAACAAGCTCCGTTTAAAGAAGTCGACACGTTAGTTAACAATCGGTCTGAGATGTCGATTACTTGGATTGGGCATTCGACGTTTTTGATTCAAATGAATGGCTTGAATCTGATTACGGATCCGGTTTGGGCGAAACGGATGGGATTTGGTAAACGATTGACGGAACCTGGAATTGCCCTAGTGGACATGCCGGCAATTGATGTTGTGTGCATTTCTCATAGTCATTATGATCATTTGGACTTCCCTACGCTCAAACGACTGAAAGGCAATCCTACGTATTTCGTTCCGGTTGGTTTAGGTCGTGCGTTCAATAAGCGAGGATATAACAAAGTCGTCGAAGGTTCGTGGTACGATTCTTTTGAGCATCGCGGACTGAAAATCTCCTTTGTTCCTGCGCAGCATTGGACGAAACGGACACTTACCGATACAAACACGTCTCATTGGGGTGGCTGGATTATTGAGAACGAAGAGCGATCCATCTACTTTGCGGGAGATACAGCATACTTTAAAGGATTCGAGGATATTGAAAAAAGATTCGATATCGATATCGTCCTCATGCCGATTGGGGCTTATGAGCCAGAATGGTTCATGAAAGCAACCCACATCACCCCTGAAGATGCGGTGAAAGCTTTTTTGGAACTGAATGCGAAGATGTTCATCCCGATGCATTACGGCGCATATCATCTGGCAGATGACACAGGACCGGAAGCAATCACACGACTCGATGCCGAATGGCAAAGACTTGGTCTGGATCCTGCTGAATTAAAGAAATTGCTCATTGGGGAAACATTATGGCCATAA
- a CDS encoding polyphosphate polymerase domain-containing protein, translated as MLRGRSLRTEQKYYLHLHDYLSLKNTLSNALELDKHSIDDEGYNIRSLYFDDPLRSALITKNDGVFRREKYRIRMYNDSNETINLERKSKFGEYVCKESAALTYEEYKNVLAGEYSFLLKREERLLHEFYAALKTYQFRPSVIVDYWREAYVYEWGNVRITFDKKLSAGINTYDMFDQSLVLEEVLPTELTIMEVKFDSFLPDHLRQIIQPMNHIRSSISKYVLCREKTLQHYKE; from the coding sequence TTGTTACGTGGCCGTAGTTTACGGACAGAACAAAAATATTATTTGCATTTACATGATTACTTATCGTTGAAGAACACGTTATCCAATGCTCTTGAATTAGATAAGCATTCTATTGATGATGAAGGCTACAATATCCGAAGTCTCTATTTTGATGATCCGCTACGTAGTGCATTGATTACTAAGAATGATGGTGTTTTTAGGAGAGAAAAGTATCGAATTCGAATGTATAACGATAGTAACGAAACGATTAATTTAGAAAGAAAAAGTAAGTTTGGGGAATATGTTTGTAAAGAATCCGCAGCGCTTACGTACGAGGAGTATAAAAATGTACTGGCAGGCGAGTATTCCTTTCTATTGAAGCGGGAAGAGCGATTGCTGCATGAGTTTTATGCAGCACTTAAAACCTATCAATTTAGGCCAAGTGTCATTGTGGATTATTGGCGTGAAGCTTATGTATATGAGTGGGGAAATGTCCGTATTACATTTGATAAGAAACTTTCTGCCGGCATCAACACGTATGATATGTTTGATCAGAGTCTTGTGCTCGAGGAAGTACTACCGACCGAATTGACGATTATGGAAGTGAAGTTCGATTCTTTTCTTCCAGATCATCTTCGCCAAATTATACAGCCGATGAATCATATCCGGTCTTCGATTTCAAAATATGTACTTTGCAGGGAAAAAACATTGCAGCATTATAAAGAATGA
- a CDS encoding S-layer homology domain-containing protein, whose protein sequence is MSSSTRPKVILAGILTLLLTLFGCNTIGANSMEIEQSFSDIHNDFWAKDEVTQLVDLEIINGYPDKQFRPTLEVSRGQAANLLSKAFQLPDTPYRPIFTDVSSKSSHVKGAMTTYEAGIFLGKEDGTFGVGDSLTREQMATVIVRAFKLEDTGEEIKFADQHRISESHREGVKILAQHGITTGKEDGTFDPKTAVNRATYVVFLHRAMVKTGKLTETAPVLFTKAETFGEFTPVRHEQNFVEVPVSKKWKTYLRSNAYLQFAGEKTKKHAHSTDTVYTYNIAGMSPAVVNVTKRQLQNGDHFIFTELRNPQRMPVSVDLIQVEEDVTRGLLRKYDRYPIKKNADGTFGFDMTTYPTGVFEKTLAEGSKAQKMIGKSFRSKELSLKYKNGESSQTRELIDESEAFSGIRLGDTQLSVYTLRSRGYDVVDHWLLASDQLLFSTNERMDDWMHESAIYYKKRNKWYTANGPYNKMATTIEPLPASGQAYGRNLLLVKEDRVMAKYTETEERYYESLLYNSFANLEIFRGIQKYWETEVTSTYLKNLFGITAPFVDTRFNEQIALFLYNGGKAFGHKDYNDGLLNYADLLVSQKNKKNIIKVDATAFYIQDYFPSKQNVKTHASMNHLLGGMNILLLAYKETGKPAYLETANSIQSAIEKDVAKWIRPNGDIWYKMSPDRTLVGEDYVHLTLEDLIHSYEMWKDVDPSKVAVFERMIRSKAGYMNTHKKGYTTKIKNGLDRINMSELLPAGLEYTDAL, encoded by the coding sequence ATGTCTAGTTCTACACGACCGAAAGTGATTTTAGCAGGAATACTTACACTGCTGCTCACTTTGTTCGGATGCAATACAATCGGTGCTAATTCGATGGAAATCGAGCAGAGTTTTTCGGATATCCATAATGATTTCTGGGCAAAAGATGAAGTGACACAATTAGTCGATCTGGAAATTATTAATGGATATCCGGACAAGCAGTTTAGGCCGACGCTTGAAGTTTCACGTGGACAAGCTGCAAATCTGTTATCGAAAGCTTTCCAATTACCCGACACACCTTATCGTCCGATTTTCACGGATGTTAGCAGTAAATCCTCACATGTAAAAGGTGCTATGACAACGTATGAGGCCGGAATTTTCCTTGGGAAAGAAGATGGAACGTTTGGGGTTGGTGATTCGCTCACACGTGAGCAGATGGCGACCGTCATCGTCCGAGCGTTTAAGCTTGAAGACACAGGTGAAGAAATCAAGTTCGCAGACCAGCATCGAATTAGTGAATCTCATCGTGAAGGTGTGAAAATCCTTGCGCAACATGGAATCACAACGGGTAAAGAGGATGGCACATTCGACCCTAAAACGGCTGTGAATCGAGCGACATATGTCGTTTTCCTGCATCGTGCAATGGTTAAGACTGGCAAACTGACTGAGACGGCACCGGTTTTATTCACGAAAGCGGAAACGTTTGGAGAATTCACACCTGTCCGTCATGAACAAAATTTCGTAGAAGTACCGGTCTCGAAAAAGTGGAAAACGTATTTACGATCCAATGCCTATTTGCAATTTGCTGGAGAAAAGACAAAGAAACATGCCCATTCAACGGATACTGTTTATACGTACAACATTGCAGGCATGTCCCCTGCGGTTGTGAATGTAACGAAAAGACAACTTCAAAATGGCGATCATTTCATTTTCACAGAACTGAGAAATCCGCAGCGTATGCCCGTTTCAGTTGACCTTATACAAGTGGAGGAAGATGTGACAAGAGGGTTGTTGCGGAAATATGATCGCTATCCGATTAAGAAAAATGCAGATGGTACATTCGGGTTCGATATGACAACATATCCGACAGGTGTCTTTGAAAAGACGCTTGCAGAAGGAAGCAAAGCACAGAAAATGATTGGGAAGTCTTTCCGGTCAAAGGAACTTTCGTTGAAATATAAAAATGGTGAAAGTAGCCAGACACGTGAACTAATAGATGAGAGTGAAGCTTTCAGCGGCATTCGACTGGGGGATACACAGCTATCGGTTTATACATTGCGATCACGTGGATATGATGTCGTCGACCATTGGTTGCTCGCATCTGATCAATTGTTGTTTTCAACCAATGAACGAATGGACGACTGGATGCACGAATCCGCTATCTACTACAAGAAGCGAAATAAGTGGTATACAGCTAATGGCCCTTATAATAAAATGGCGACGACAATCGAACCCTTGCCGGCTTCAGGACAAGCGTATGGACGGAACCTACTGCTCGTGAAAGAAGATCGGGTCATGGCCAAGTATACAGAAACAGAGGAACGTTATTACGAAAGTTTGCTGTATAATTCATTTGCCAATTTAGAAATTTTTAGAGGCATTCAGAAATATTGGGAGACGGAAGTGACGAGCACATATTTGAAGAATTTGTTTGGCATAACAGCACCGTTTGTCGATACACGATTTAACGAACAAATTGCGTTATTCCTTTATAACGGAGGCAAAGCATTCGGTCACAAAGATTACAATGATGGATTGCTCAACTATGCGGATCTTCTCGTTTCACAAAAAAATAAAAAGAATATTATCAAAGTCGACGCGACAGCTTTCTATATCCAGGATTACTTCCCGTCAAAGCAGAATGTCAAGACGCATGCGTCAATGAACCATCTGCTTGGAGGCATGAATATCCTGCTGCTTGCCTATAAGGAAACGGGTAAACCAGCGTACTTAGAAACGGCGAATAGTATTCAGTCGGCGATTGAAAAAGATGTTGCTAAATGGATCCGTCCGAATGGCGACATCTGGTATAAAATGTCTCCTGACCGTACGCTTGTTGGAGAGGATTATGTCCATTTGACATTGGAAGACCTTATCCATTCGTATGAAATGTGGAAAGATGTCGACCCTTCAAAAGTCGCTGTATTTGAGCGGATGATCCGTTCAAAGGCAGGCTATATGAATACACATAAAAAAGGTTACACGACTAAAATTAAAAACGGGCTTGACCGCATCAACATGTCTGAGTTGTTGCCGGCTGGACTCGAATACACAGATGCACTGTAA
- a CDS encoding S26 family signal peptidase gives MKRKLDQMMGDTSEQERRIKRGVHEKLQTPVRKTSWPVLFVSAAIPAIALFLFFSLNPLNQLSSDEGPGTPYDPLDDLAQISALQKKKQLSDVDYESFSSMPHYDQVDGLYYVDYERFALKGSSYAFHTVIERKKDLYDDVVYKAGDVVRTMTSTTSHLPTYSDAYYEVLAVPGDRVVLKDGQLRINGKEVNSELMKHYEAESVTIAGGYDQLLNAREYFLLNHFPANNTVQGATITPVHKIYGQVVGTATEEQSDSMYLDYLTNRMETEYTPAQTFDLYMYDKLFGSNKLPQTPEFSQISRLGELFLEASYRQVLPITDEQVEVRYEYGREGVAEQVFQMGWDPSVGRWLVED, from the coding sequence ATGAAACGAAAGCTCGATCAGATGATGGGCGATACTTCCGAACAGGAAAGGCGCATCAAACGGGGCGTACATGAAAAACTGCAGACACCCGTCCGCAAGACTTCCTGGCCTGTACTATTTGTATCTGCCGCAATACCTGCCATTGCATTGTTTCTGTTCTTTAGCCTAAACCCGTTGAATCAGCTGTCTTCTGATGAAGGACCAGGTACGCCATATGATCCACTCGATGACTTGGCGCAAATTTCCGCCTTGCAAAAAAAGAAGCAGTTATCCGATGTGGACTATGAATCGTTTTCCTCAATGCCGCATTATGACCAAGTAGATGGATTGTATTACGTCGATTACGAGCGGTTTGCCTTGAAGGGGAGTTCATACGCATTCCATACTGTTATCGAACGGAAAAAAGATCTGTACGATGACGTTGTTTATAAAGCAGGCGATGTCGTGCGCACAATGACAAGTACGACAAGTCATTTACCGACGTATTCAGATGCTTATTATGAAGTACTGGCGGTTCCGGGAGATCGTGTTGTGCTCAAAGATGGTCAGCTACGCATTAATGGCAAAGAGGTAAATTCAGAACTTATGAAGCATTACGAAGCAGAAAGTGTCACGATCGCTGGAGGCTACGATCAGTTGTTGAATGCACGAGAATACTTTCTGTTAAATCATTTCCCTGCAAACAATACGGTCCAGGGAGCAACTATTACGCCTGTCCATAAGATTTACGGACAAGTCGTCGGTACAGCAACAGAAGAACAAAGCGATTCGATGTATTTGGATTATCTGACCAACCGAATGGAGACCGAGTACACACCGGCACAGACATTTGATTTGTATATGTACGATAAGTTATTTGGTTCCAATAAATTACCACAGACACCGGAGTTTTCACAAATTAGCCGGTTGGGCGAGCTTTTTTTAGAAGCGTCCTATCGTCAAGTACTGCCAATTACTGATGAACAAGTCGAAGTACGCTATGAATATGGCCGTGAAGGTGTAGCTGAGCAAGTGTTCCAAATGGGATGGGACCCAAGTGTTGGACGCTGGCTCGTTGAGGATTAA
- a CDS encoding sigma-70 family RNA polymerase sigma factor has translation MNDIEQIMNEHSRYLVRIAYLYVKNWSTAEDVVQEVFVTYFQKSDQFRNEASLKTYLTKMTANRSKDYLRSWKHKKDVVFETIFTSVKGTEEVLLEQERLAALEKNLFQLPLKYREPLILFYYDEQSITEIAGYLQLNENTVKTRLRRAKQQLKAYFDEEDEEVMYK, from the coding sequence ATGAACGACATAGAGCAGATTATGAATGAGCATTCGCGTTATTTAGTGCGTATCGCTTATTTATACGTAAAGAATTGGTCGACAGCTGAAGATGTTGTCCAGGAAGTATTCGTTACCTACTTCCAAAAAAGCGATCAGTTTCGCAATGAAGCTTCATTAAAAACCTATTTAACTAAAATGACAGCCAACCGTTCAAAAGATTATCTGCGTTCGTGGAAACATAAAAAAGATGTCGTTTTCGAAACAATCTTCACATCTGTAAAAGGGACGGAAGAGGTGTTGCTTGAACAGGAAAGGTTAGCAGCGCTAGAAAAGAATTTGTTCCAATTGCCATTGAAGTACCGTGAGCCGCTAATTTTGTTTTATTATGATGAACAATCCATAACGGAAATTGCCGGCTATTTACAGTTGAATGAAAACACCGTAAAAACACGTCTTCGAAGAGCGAAACAGCAACTGAAAGCGTATTTTGATGAAGAAGACGAGGAGGTAATGTACAAGTGA
- a CDS encoding DUF4956 domain-containing protein: MGFQDFFKSSVLQLEAFRTVSYVDMIFGLLFAFLIGMFIYWVYKKSFRGVVYSYNYNISFVLMTMITSLVIMTISTNIILSLGMVGALSIVRFRTAVKDPLDIVYMFWSLAAGIACGARIYPLAIGGSLVIGLVVFFLSRQKIREQSYLLIIRHTEQAVNELRTELMKLKTKLKSKTVRKGFTELTVEIRLRDDNTGFVHSISDIEGVNDVSLVQYTGDYAQ; this comes from the coding sequence ATGGGCTTTCAGGATTTTTTCAAAAGTAGTGTCTTACAGCTTGAAGCGTTCAGAACTGTATCATATGTTGATATGATTTTTGGATTGTTATTTGCTTTTTTAATTGGGATGTTCATCTATTGGGTTTACAAGAAATCATTCCGCGGTGTCGTGTATAGCTACAATTATAATATTTCTTTTGTACTGATGACGATGATTACATCATTAGTCATCATGACGATTAGTACAAATATTATTTTATCATTAGGTATGGTTGGTGCGCTCAGTATCGTTCGTTTTAGGACGGCAGTGAAGGATCCGTTAGATATTGTTTACATGTTCTGGTCTTTAGCTGCGGGTATCGCATGTGGAGCAAGAATTTACCCACTGGCAATAGGAGGATCGCTTGTCATCGGACTTGTTGTATTCTTTCTCTCGAGACAAAAAATTAGGGAGCAATCATATTTGCTCATTATTCGTCATACAGAACAAGCCGTAAATGAGTTACGGACGGAACTCATGAAACTGAAGACGAAACTTAAGTCAAAGACGGTACGCAAAGGGTTTACGGAATTGACTGTGGAAATTAGATTGAGAGATGATAATACTGGTTTCGTTCATTCAATCAGTGATATTGAAGGGGTAAATGATGTGTCTCTTGTCCAGTACACAGGCGATTATGCTCAGTAA
- a CDS encoding DUF2200 domain-containing protein — protein sequence MPTHKIFTMPFSTVYPLYIAKAERKGRTKEEVDEIINWLTGYEGNRLQSVLENETDFETFFAEAPKLNPSRNLIKGVVCGVRVEDIEEPLMQEIRYMDKLIDELAKGKKMEKILR from the coding sequence ATGCCAACACATAAGATTTTCACAATGCCCTTTTCAACCGTATATCCTCTGTATATCGCGAAAGCGGAAAGAAAAGGACGGACAAAAGAGGAAGTTGATGAAATTATCAACTGGCTCACCGGATATGAAGGAAATAGGTTACAGTCGGTACTGGAAAATGAAACAGATTTTGAAACCTTTTTTGCAGAAGCGCCAAAGCTGAATCCTTCACGGAATCTAATCAAAGGCGTCGTCTGTGGTGTACGGGTAGAGGATATCGAAGAACCGCTTATGCAAGAAATTCGCTATATGGACAAACTGATTGATGAATTGGCGAAGGGGAAAAAGATGGAGAAAATCCTACGCTGA